Proteins encoded by one window of Kribbella italica:
- a CDS encoding protein phosphatase 2C domain-containing protein codes for MNEDLVVSGPDFVVVLDGATAGAGVESGCRHDVTWLVRQLGTQLAVPLIGRSAASLADLLAEAIAGVGALHAGTCDLTNPDSPSSTVAMVRAGAESVEHLVLADSPVVLRAPDGWVTTVADDRVDYLPEYTFEAVRKARNQPGGFWVASTLPAAAYEALSGTTPREQVASVAVMTDGASRYAERYGHSWDELVAVLESGGPRELIDRVRAYDVAAADGSFRGKRHDDASAVLCRLS; via the coding sequence ACTTCGTGGTGGTGCTGGACGGGGCGACGGCCGGCGCCGGGGTGGAGTCGGGGTGCCGGCATGACGTGACCTGGCTGGTTCGGCAGTTGGGGACGCAGTTGGCTGTGCCGCTGATCGGGCGGTCGGCGGCGTCGCTGGCCGACCTGCTGGCGGAGGCGATCGCCGGGGTCGGGGCTCTGCATGCGGGGACATGCGATCTGACCAACCCGGACAGCCCGTCGTCGACCGTGGCGATGGTGCGAGCCGGAGCGGAGAGCGTCGAGCACCTGGTGCTCGCGGATTCGCCGGTGGTGCTGCGGGCTCCCGACGGGTGGGTGACGACGGTCGCGGACGACCGGGTCGACTACCTGCCGGAGTACACGTTCGAGGCGGTGCGGAAGGCGCGGAACCAGCCGGGTGGGTTCTGGGTGGCGAGCACACTGCCGGCGGCGGCGTACGAGGCCTTGTCCGGTACGACGCCGCGCGAGCAGGTGGCGTCGGTGGCCGTGATGACCGACGGAGCGTCACGGTACGCCGAGCGGTACGGGCACTCGTGGGACGAGCTGGTCGCCGTCTTGGAGTCCGGCGGGCCGCGGGAGCTGATCGATCGCGTGCGGGCGTACGACGTCGCCGCGGCTGACGGCAGTTTCCGGGGCAAGCGGCACGACGACGCGAGTGCCGTGCTCTGCCGGCTCAGCTGA
- a CDS encoding DUF4328 domain-containing protein produces MSQPYPGQGPYPGSHPQNVGQFHGGPPPGAPPKYRALGRLGKVAVALMAGTVLVSVIQTILMWLSYDDVKRLVYGLLSEDEIDTGAEAVVGAGPLLDGLGYLFAAAGIVVVIWLWQARENTEILKPPFATTYQGGYDAAPGAHRHSTGWTVGGWLCPVVQFWYPLQVVGDVIRASEPPNQPGIARSGRIRSLLFGWWAAWVAFCVVAVGGGLFAGISFITWFIRLVNRADEANLTGDYVDIYDLQDYLVRLALGINIAFTVGTVLLIVAGVTFSLLLLQVSSWHDDREPQSGVPLGPTLPYSSPSYLPPVDRTPQYAPRPPQANPYDNGPYQAPPAQAPRPGGPYGPGGYGGTTGSSPNGPGPTHPPDLSPPAPRADPPRSPWPTREGGPPEYPSGSR; encoded by the coding sequence GTGAGTCAGCCGTATCCAGGCCAGGGTCCGTACCCCGGCAGTCATCCGCAGAACGTCGGCCAGTTCCACGGCGGCCCGCCGCCGGGCGCGCCACCGAAGTACCGCGCGCTCGGCCGGCTCGGCAAGGTCGCCGTCGCGCTGATGGCCGGGACCGTGCTGGTCAGCGTGATCCAGACGATCCTGATGTGGCTGTCGTACGACGACGTGAAGCGTCTGGTCTACGGCCTGCTGTCCGAGGACGAGATCGACACCGGCGCCGAAGCGGTCGTAGGCGCGGGACCACTGCTCGACGGACTCGGGTACCTCTTCGCAGCCGCCGGGATCGTCGTGGTGATCTGGCTCTGGCAGGCCCGGGAGAACACGGAGATCCTCAAGCCGCCCTTCGCGACGACGTACCAGGGCGGCTACGACGCGGCCCCCGGCGCACACCGGCACTCGACCGGCTGGACGGTCGGCGGCTGGCTCTGCCCGGTGGTCCAGTTCTGGTACCCGTTGCAGGTCGTCGGGGACGTGATCCGCGCCAGCGAGCCGCCGAACCAGCCGGGCATCGCCCGCTCGGGCCGGATCCGCTCGCTGCTGTTCGGCTGGTGGGCGGCCTGGGTCGCCTTCTGCGTCGTCGCGGTCGGCGGCGGGCTGTTCGCGGGGATCAGCTTCATCACCTGGTTCATCCGTTTGGTCAACCGCGCCGACGAGGCCAACCTGACCGGTGACTACGTCGACATCTACGACCTCCAGGACTATCTGGTCCGGCTCGCGCTCGGGATCAACATCGCGTTCACGGTCGGCACTGTGCTGCTGATCGTGGCAGGAGTGACGTTCTCGCTGCTGCTGCTCCAGGTCAGCAGCTGGCACGACGACCGCGAGCCGCAGTCCGGCGTACCGCTCGGGCCGACGCTGCCGTACAGCTCGCCCTCGTACCTGCCGCCGGTCGACCGCACCCCGCAGTACGCACCTCGCCCGCCGCAGGCCAACCCGTACGACAACGGGCCGTACCAGGCTCCGCCGGCTCAGGCTCCTCGTCCTGGCGGTCCCTACGGTCCAGGCGGGTACGGCGGCACCACGGGCTCGAGCCCGAACGGCCCCGGCCCGACGCACCCGCCGGACCTGAGCCCGCCGGCACCGCGCGCCGATCCGCCGAGGTCCCCTTGGCCGACCCGCGAAGGCGGCCCACCGGAGTACCCGTCCGGCTCGCGCTGA
- a CDS encoding glycerol-3-phosphate dehydrogenase/oxidase, producing the protein MISVGNSSLNAARRTKELDWLDTRRQVDVLVVGGGVTGAGVALDAAARGLTVALVEKHDLAFGTSRWSSKLVHGGLRYLASGHVGIAYESAVERGILMKTTAPHLVHPVPQVAPWLPEARFMQAALLRSAFLGGDVLRTFAHTSDDYLPHSRRVSSAEVLRYAPTVRPHGLRGGFLTWDGQLYDDARLVVAIARTAALYGARVLTRCSAEQVTGQGAVVVDQLSGRRIDVSARMVVNAGGIWADQVATGIKLRPSRGTHLVLPQSVFGELSAVLTVPVPGEPRRVVMAIPAPDGRVYVGLTDEDAPGPVSDVPQASDAEIDFLLGTISAAVREPITRSDLLGTYAGLRPLLDTGHQRGEDKTADISRRHAVITGPDGLVTIVGGKLTTYRRMAQDALDAALKQSSLEVRRPCLTHRIPLVGAADRSRLATVRAPARFVHRYGTEAPDVITGDRALLEPVAPGLATTHAELRFAVRHEGALDEDDVLDRRTRLGLSAADRDLALPAVRAAFAAV; encoded by the coding sequence ATGATCTCGGTCGGCAACTCCAGCCTCAACGCCGCCCGGCGGACCAAGGAGCTCGACTGGCTGGACACCCGCCGGCAGGTCGACGTCCTGGTCGTCGGTGGCGGGGTGACCGGTGCCGGCGTCGCGCTCGACGCGGCCGCTCGCGGGCTGACCGTCGCCCTGGTGGAGAAGCACGACCTCGCCTTCGGGACCAGCCGCTGGAGCTCGAAGCTGGTGCACGGCGGCCTGCGCTACCTCGCGTCCGGACACGTCGGCATCGCGTACGAGAGCGCCGTCGAGCGCGGCATCCTGATGAAGACCACCGCGCCGCACCTGGTCCACCCCGTCCCGCAGGTCGCGCCTTGGTTGCCTGAGGCAAGGTTCATGCAGGCGGCGCTGCTGCGCTCGGCCTTCCTCGGCGGCGACGTACTGCGGACCTTCGCGCACACCAGCGACGACTATCTTCCGCACTCCCGCCGCGTCAGCTCGGCCGAGGTCCTGCGCTACGCGCCCACCGTCCGGCCGCACGGTCTGCGCGGCGGCTTCCTGACCTGGGACGGCCAGCTGTACGACGACGCCCGGCTCGTCGTCGCGATCGCCCGGACCGCAGCCTTGTACGGCGCCCGCGTGCTGACCCGCTGCTCGGCCGAGCAGGTTACCGGCCAGGGCGCGGTCGTCGTCGATCAGCTGAGCGGCCGTCGCATCGACGTCTCGGCGCGGATGGTGGTCAACGCCGGCGGCATCTGGGCCGACCAGGTCGCCACCGGGATCAAGCTGCGCCCGAGCCGCGGGACGCACCTGGTGCTGCCGCAGTCGGTGTTCGGCGAGCTGTCCGCCGTACTGACCGTGCCGGTGCCGGGGGAGCCGCGGCGGGTGGTGATGGCGATCCCCGCGCCGGACGGCCGGGTGTACGTCGGGCTGACCGACGAGGACGCGCCGGGCCCGGTCAGCGACGTACCGCAGGCCAGCGACGCCGAGATCGACTTCCTGCTCGGCACGATCAGCGCGGCGGTGCGCGAGCCGATCACCCGCTCCGACCTGCTCGGCACGTACGCCGGACTGCGACCGCTGCTCGACACCGGCCACCAACGGGGCGAGGACAAGACCGCCGACATCTCCCGGCGGCACGCGGTGATCACCGGACCGGACGGGCTGGTGACGATCGTCGGCGGCAAGCTCACGACGTACCGCCGGATGGCACAGGACGCACTCGACGCCGCCCTGAAGCAGTCCTCACTGGAGGTCCGGCGGCCCTGTCTGACCCACCGCATCCCCCTGGTCGGCGCAGCCGACCGCTCCCGCCTCGCAACGGTCCGCGCCCCGGCCCGCTTCGTCCACCGCTACGGCACCGAGGCCCCCGACGTCATCACCGGCGACCGCGCCCTACTCGAGCCGGTGGCCCCGGGCCTGGCCACAACCCACGCCGAACTCCGCTTCGCCGTACGGCACGAGGGAGCCCTCGACGAAGACGACGTCCTGGACCGCCGAACCCGCCTAGGCCTCTCCGCCGCCGACCGAGACCTCGCCCTCCCCGCGGTCAGAGCAGCCTTCGCCGCAGTCTGA
- a CDS encoding TetR/AcrR family transcriptional regulator, with protein MSQRSSDLESTPSARPTPANAIGEERILDAAYELLLAIGMRRMTMADIARHAEVSRATLYRRWPNVQAVVAALMTREWTTALMSAFQPDAVDGRARLVEGVVEVVGKTRTHPLMRKIIELDPEFLTPYLLERRGSSTVAHLALVAEGIKAGQADGSIRGGDPDWLSRQIILVSLASAVSGPVLASHEEYPLLDDELRAMLNRYLVPE; from the coding sequence ATGTCTCAGCGTAGCAGCGACCTCGAGTCGACCCCGTCGGCCCGTCCCACCCCCGCCAACGCGATCGGCGAGGAGCGGATCCTCGACGCGGCGTACGAGCTGCTGCTGGCGATCGGCATGCGCCGGATGACGATGGCCGACATCGCCCGGCACGCCGAGGTCTCCCGCGCGACCCTCTACCGCCGCTGGCCCAACGTGCAGGCCGTCGTCGCCGCGCTGATGACCCGGGAGTGGACGACCGCGCTGATGTCCGCCTTCCAGCCCGACGCCGTCGACGGCCGCGCCCGGCTGGTCGAGGGCGTCGTCGAGGTGGTCGGCAAGACCCGCACCCACCCGCTGATGCGCAAGATCATCGAGCTCGACCCCGAGTTCCTCACGCCGTACCTGCTGGAGCGCCGCGGCAGCAGCACGGTCGCGCACCTCGCGCTGGTCGCCGAGGGCATCAAGGCCGGTCAGGCCGACGGCTCGATCCGCGGCGGCGACCCCGACTGGCTGTCGCGCCAGATCATCCTGGTCTCGCTCGCCTCCGCGGTGTCCGGACCGGTCCTCGCCTCCCACGAGGAGTACCCGCTGCTCGACGACGAGCTCCGCGCGATGCTGAACCGCTACCTGGTGCCGGAATGA
- a CDS encoding FAD-binding oxidoreductase has protein sequence MTESDLPVVQLTPGRWGDPAQTVEVPEAALAALKHLGVRRTGVAVEAEQVVDGEAPGALVELLGVEHVKVDSDSRWAHTRGYSTPDLLRARAGDRADMPEAVLFPGSHEDVLGVLRVCSELGLAVVPYAGGTSVVGGLAPSRSFVAMDLRRLDQVDELDEISRTVRLGAGLRGTAAEAALKDEGYTLGHFPQSYEGASIGGYAATRSSGQSSAGYGRFDQMVVGVTVATPRGTVELGRAPMSAAGPDLRQLWLGSEGALGIITSVVVRIRPRPVERFFEGWRFGSFAQGLDAIRRLAQDGPLPTVLRLSDEAETAVNLADPEVLGGASGVQAIVGFEGTATAVRRAAVAEVLVDAGGEPLGEEAGETWRKGRYRAPYLRDPLLDEGALVETLETAGFWSKLPALKAAVTDALVKSLGDQGTPPLVLCHVSHVYETGASLYFTVVCAQAEDPIGQWRQAKTAASTAIAAAGGTITHHHGVGTDHRDAYAAEIGPLAIESLQAVKRVLDPNNVLSPGILLPEN, from the coding sequence ATGACCGAGTCCGACCTGCCGGTGGTGCAACTCACGCCCGGCCGCTGGGGCGACCCCGCCCAGACGGTCGAGGTCCCGGAAGCAGCACTCGCGGCGCTGAAGCATCTGGGAGTACGCCGTACCGGTGTAGCTGTAGAGGCGGAGCAAGTAGTAGACGGCGAAGCCCCGGGGGCTTTGGTCGAGTTACTCGGTGTCGAGCATGTGAAGGTCGACTCAGACAGCCGGTGGGCGCATACCCGTGGTTACTCAACGCCTGATCTGCTGCGGGCCCGGGCGGGCGATCGGGCGGACATGCCGGAGGCTGTTCTCTTCCCGGGGTCGCACGAGGATGTGCTGGGCGTCCTGCGGGTCTGTTCGGAGCTGGGACTGGCGGTGGTGCCCTACGCGGGTGGGACGTCTGTGGTGGGTGGGCTGGCGCCGAGCAGGTCTTTTGTTGCGATGGATCTGCGGCGGCTGGATCAGGTCGACGAGTTGGACGAGATCTCGCGGACGGTGCGACTGGGGGCTGGGCTCCGAGGGACGGCGGCTGAGGCGGCGCTGAAGGACGAGGGCTACACGCTCGGGCACTTCCCGCAGTCCTACGAGGGCGCCTCGATCGGTGGGTACGCGGCGACGCGGTCGAGTGGGCAGTCGTCGGCCGGGTACGGGCGGTTCGACCAGATGGTGGTCGGGGTGACGGTCGCGACGCCGCGCGGAACGGTCGAGCTCGGCCGGGCGCCGATGTCCGCGGCGGGTCCCGATCTGCGGCAGCTCTGGCTCGGGTCGGAGGGAGCGCTCGGGATCATCACCTCGGTGGTGGTGCGGATCCGGCCGCGGCCGGTCGAGCGGTTCTTCGAGGGCTGGCGGTTCGGGAGCTTCGCGCAGGGCCTGGACGCGATCCGCCGGCTCGCGCAGGACGGGCCGTTGCCGACCGTGCTGCGGCTGTCCGACGAGGCCGAGACAGCGGTGAACCTGGCCGATCCCGAGGTGCTCGGTGGGGCGAGCGGCGTACAGGCGATCGTCGGGTTCGAGGGCACGGCGACCGCCGTACGACGTGCTGCTGTGGCCGAGGTGCTCGTGGACGCGGGCGGCGAGCCGTTGGGCGAGGAAGCGGGTGAGACCTGGCGCAAGGGCCGCTACCGCGCGCCGTACCTGCGGGATCCGCTGCTCGACGAGGGCGCGCTGGTGGAGACCTTGGAGACGGCCGGGTTCTGGTCGAAGCTCCCCGCGCTCAAGGCGGCCGTGACGGATGCGCTGGTGAAGTCGCTCGGTGATCAAGGCACGCCGCCGCTGGTGCTCTGCCACGTGTCGCACGTGTACGAGACGGGCGCGTCGCTCTACTTCACTGTCGTCTGCGCGCAGGCCGAGGACCCGATCGGGCAGTGGCGGCAGGCGAAGACAGCAGCCAGTACGGCGATCGCCGCGGCCGGTGGGACGATCACGCACCACCACGGCGTCGGGACCGATCACCGCGACGCGTACGCCGCCGAGATCGGCCCGCTGGCGATCGAGAGCCTGCAGGCGGTCAAGCGAGTGCTCGACCCGAACAACGTCCTCAGCCCAGGAATCCTGCTCCCGGAGAACTAG
- a CDS encoding PQQ-binding-like beta-propeller repeat protein, translating into MSRVTGLRERWNDLIPGAAVLADDLAARYRADDRRAYRDQYLHRVLDALGTLDQLSTDPTAVYLAAWFHRAVHEPGGQSDAEASAVLAEQELPSYHVTAARTAEVARLIRLTGTPPPWSDDLSDPNAYVLLDAVNATAAGPNYATHAVEVRRDAPDRSTAIKLRHALVQRLLDGPIFRTQLGRDRYAAAARANLARELEVLDGEIPAPWRGWQRAALVGVAVISPLLAAAASFGATGSSWQSGADGGSAWPAWVLNLVALASVFLLQKIARSNNRRARVLAGVFSTAAVAGLVIAVLLIPDRTPSNGPGGRVPLVIISLGLLLIGGLAALAASTLTAPLPARNRGQLVAALLAAAAVVAATVFVADPVGRSYLLQANEQITGTTAPEVQAPRSELGGRIAWVSPTTSLRADAVSDAVATRHGIAISRQTGTVEMLDPGSGEVRWRYSRSDTAARPRLYAAGDGQLLLADFDDFGYLMLDAATGRRTPGWPRSSTRDHSIENADPLLTGKQVSKGSDKLRGLDADGKDRWTFEPGRCTSIGATATADTVVTFLGHSCGGKPDELTALDLETGKQLWSRPADWQGVTRLVFDGLVVVLENREGSPGVLVAIEARTGEVKWRWDLPTTWACDSKVAAAGRQVVLLNCPSKAAKQSAVVATVLDAQTGNLAWQRTVPGDLSVRSTITGDARVVSVRETTHGCDLTVLTSTGQRRVALPDEVECRRGIHALGNQLLVSGEDTVIALR; encoded by the coding sequence ATGTCGCGAGTGACGGGGTTACGTGAGCGCTGGAACGACCTCATCCCGGGCGCGGCCGTGCTGGCCGACGACCTGGCCGCGCGCTACCGCGCGGACGACCGGCGCGCCTACCGCGATCAGTACCTGCACCGGGTCCTCGACGCACTCGGCACGCTGGACCAGCTCAGCACCGATCCGACGGCGGTCTACCTCGCCGCTTGGTTCCACCGGGCCGTCCACGAGCCGGGCGGGCAGTCGGACGCCGAGGCCTCGGCGGTGCTGGCCGAGCAGGAGCTGCCGTCGTACCACGTGACCGCGGCGCGGACCGCCGAGGTCGCCCGCCTGATCCGCCTGACCGGTACGCCGCCTCCATGGTCCGACGACCTGTCCGACCCGAACGCCTACGTCCTGCTCGACGCCGTCAACGCGACCGCCGCCGGACCCAACTACGCGACGCACGCCGTGGAAGTACGGCGCGACGCCCCCGACCGCAGTACGGCGATCAAACTGCGGCACGCCCTCGTGCAACGACTGCTCGACGGACCGATCTTCCGGACACAACTCGGCCGGGACCGGTACGCCGCGGCCGCGCGCGCGAATCTCGCCAGGGAACTGGAGGTCCTGGACGGTGAGATCCCGGCGCCCTGGCGTGGTTGGCAACGCGCGGCGCTGGTCGGCGTCGCCGTGATCAGCCCACTGCTCGCCGCCGCTGCCTCATTCGGGGCGACCGGTAGCTCGTGGCAGTCCGGCGCTGACGGCGGGTCCGCGTGGCCGGCCTGGGTGCTCAACCTGGTCGCGCTGGCCTCGGTCTTCCTGCTCCAGAAGATTGCCCGCAGCAACAATCGTCGGGCGCGGGTGCTCGCCGGGGTGTTCAGCACTGCTGCGGTGGCCGGCCTGGTGATCGCGGTTCTGCTGATCCCGGACCGGACACCGTCGAACGGTCCCGGTGGACGGGTGCCGCTGGTGATCATCAGCCTGGGCCTGCTGCTGATCGGCGGTCTCGCCGCCTTGGCCGCGAGCACCCTGACCGCACCGCTTCCCGCGCGCAACCGTGGACAGTTGGTTGCCGCCCTGTTGGCGGCCGCTGCCGTGGTGGCCGCCACCGTGTTCGTCGCCGACCCGGTCGGGCGAAGCTACCTGCTGCAGGCGAACGAGCAGATCACCGGTACGACGGCACCCGAGGTCCAGGCGCCGCGGTCCGAACTGGGCGGACGGATCGCCTGGGTCAGCCCGACGACCTCACTGCGCGCGGACGCGGTGTCCGACGCGGTGGCGACCCGGCACGGCATCGCGATCTCGCGGCAGACCGGCACGGTCGAGATGCTCGACCCGGGGTCGGGCGAGGTGCGCTGGCGCTACAGCCGGTCCGACACCGCCGCACGGCCGAGGCTGTACGCCGCGGGCGACGGCCAGCTGCTGCTCGCGGACTTCGACGACTTCGGCTACCTGATGCTCGACGCCGCGACCGGACGTCGTACGCCCGGCTGGCCGCGCTCGAGCACCCGGGACCACTCGATCGAGAACGCGGACCCGCTGCTGACCGGGAAGCAGGTCTCGAAGGGGTCCGACAAGTTGCGCGGGCTGGACGCTGACGGGAAGGACCGCTGGACCTTCGAGCCCGGGCGCTGCACCAGCATCGGCGCGACCGCGACGGCGGACACCGTGGTGACGTTCCTCGGCCACAGTTGCGGAGGGAAGCCGGACGAGCTGACCGCGCTGGACCTCGAGACCGGCAAGCAGCTGTGGTCGCGGCCGGCGGACTGGCAGGGCGTGACGCGGCTGGTGTTCGACGGGCTGGTCGTCGTACTGGAGAACCGTGAAGGGTCGCCAGGAGTACTGGTCGCGATCGAGGCGCGGACCGGTGAGGTCAAGTGGCGCTGGGACCTGCCGACCACCTGGGCCTGCGACAGCAAGGTCGCCGCGGCCGGGCGGCAGGTGGTCCTGCTGAACTGCCCGTCGAAGGCCGCGAAGCAGAGCGCGGTGGTGGCGACGGTGCTCGACGCCCAGACCGGGAACCTCGCCTGGCAGCGCACGGTGCCGGGCGATCTCAGTGTCCGGTCCACGATCACCGGCGACGCGCGCGTCGTCTCGGTCCGGGAGACCACGCACGGCTGCGACCTCACTGTCCTCACCTCGACCGGCCAGCGGCGGGTCGCGCTGCCGGACGAGGTCGAGTGCCGCCGGGGAATCCATGCCCTGGGCAACCAGCTCCTGGTCTCCGGCGAGGACACCGTGATCGCTCTGCGCTAG
- a CDS encoding discoidin domain-containing protein has translation MSAPRHFAALAVASTALAGLGLSPAAASPTAVQAVGATLPFTIVEAESSATNGSRIGPSYAQGTLAAEASNRQAVTLNGGQYVEFTAPATTNAITVAYAVPDGRSGTLSVYVDGQKLSQQLAVTSKYSYVDTSWIAGSRTHKLYDHARLQLGRTVNAGAKIKLQVDGENTAGPYTIDDVEFENVAGPAGQPGGSISITDRGADPNGNSDSTGAIQQAIDAARGSGGVVWIPVGRFKVGGTINPDGVTIRGAGRWHSVLLSHHLIDRPNGGGNVKLHDFAVIGEVTERNDNSPDNFVNGSLGPNSVVSGLWLQHLKVGLWLTGNNDNLVVENNRFYDMTADGLNLNGTANNAQIRNNYLRNQGDDALAAWSLHAANRGSTFANNTIVQPNLANGIAIYGGTDMTVRDNLIADTNALGGGIAISNQSFGSPFFPLAGTINVSGNTLIRTGAMNPNWGQNHPHGAIRVDAYDSQINAQVRLTNNRLVASPWSAYQFVDGGGAGRPVQNVTVDGGSIEGAGTFAFQAETTGSASISNVQASGVGRAGVYNCAYPGGTFALNRGSGSSGWDSTWSGCAWVAPGTGGGTDPGTPTGNLAAGKQITATSQVQNYVPANTVDGNANSYWESANNAWPQSITVDLGSNQTVKRLVLKLPPSSAWGTRTQTIAVLGSTTNSSYTQLAGAAGRTFDPGSGNTATITLPSAVSTRYVRLTVTGNTGWPAGQLSEYEIYSS, from the coding sequence ATGTCCGCCCCCAGACACTTCGCCGCGCTCGCTGTCGCCTCGACAGCTCTGGCCGGCCTCGGCCTGTCCCCCGCGGCAGCCTCCCCGACCGCCGTCCAGGCCGTCGGCGCGACACTCCCCTTCACCATCGTCGAGGCCGAGAGCTCGGCCACCAACGGCAGCAGGATCGGCCCGAGCTACGCCCAGGGCACGCTCGCCGCCGAGGCCTCGAACCGGCAGGCCGTCACGCTCAACGGCGGCCAGTACGTCGAGTTCACCGCACCGGCCACCACCAACGCGATCACCGTCGCGTACGCCGTTCCGGACGGCCGGTCCGGCACCCTGTCGGTCTACGTGGACGGCCAGAAGCTGTCCCAGCAACTCGCCGTGACCTCGAAGTACAGCTACGTCGACACGAGCTGGATCGCCGGTTCGCGCACCCACAAGCTCTACGACCACGCCCGGCTCCAGCTCGGCCGGACCGTGAACGCCGGCGCGAAGATCAAGCTGCAGGTCGACGGCGAGAACACCGCCGGCCCGTACACGATCGACGACGTCGAGTTCGAGAACGTCGCCGGCCCGGCCGGTCAGCCGGGTGGCTCGATCTCGATCACCGACCGCGGCGCGGACCCGAACGGCAACAGCGACTCCACCGGCGCCATCCAGCAGGCGATCGACGCCGCCCGCGGCTCCGGCGGCGTGGTCTGGATCCCGGTCGGCCGGTTCAAGGTCGGCGGCACGATCAACCCCGACGGCGTGACGATCCGCGGCGCCGGGCGCTGGCACTCGGTGCTGCTCAGCCACCACCTGATCGACCGCCCGAACGGCGGCGGCAACGTGAAGCTGCACGACTTCGCGGTGATCGGCGAGGTGACCGAGCGCAACGACAACTCGCCGGACAACTTCGTCAACGGCAGTCTCGGCCCGAACTCGGTGGTCTCCGGGCTGTGGCTGCAGCACCTCAAGGTCGGCTTGTGGCTGACCGGCAACAACGACAACCTGGTGGTCGAGAACAACCGGTTCTACGACATGACCGCCGACGGCCTGAACCTGAACGGGACCGCGAACAACGCGCAGATCCGGAACAACTACCTGCGCAACCAGGGCGACGACGCACTCGCCGCCTGGTCGCTGCACGCGGCCAACCGCGGCTCCACCTTCGCCAACAACACGATCGTGCAGCCGAACCTGGCGAACGGCATCGCGATCTACGGCGGCACCGACATGACGGTCCGGGACAACCTGATCGCCGACACCAACGCGCTCGGCGGCGGGATCGCGATCTCGAACCAGTCGTTCGGCTCGCCGTTCTTCCCGCTCGCGGGCACGATCAACGTCTCCGGCAACACGCTGATCCGGACCGGCGCGATGAACCCCAACTGGGGCCAGAACCACCCGCACGGCGCCATCCGCGTGGACGCGTACGACAGTCAGATCAACGCGCAGGTCCGGCTGACAAATAACCGGTTGGTTGCTAGTCCGTGGTCGGCGTACCAGTTCGTGGACGGTGGTGGCGCCGGGCGGCCGGTGCAGAACGTGACCGTGGACGGCGGTTCGATCGAGGGGGCCGGGACGTTCGCGTTCCAGGCCGAGACGACCGGATCGGCGTCGATCAGCAACGTCCAGGCCAGTGGCGTCGGCCGGGCCGGCGTCTACAACTGCGCGTACCCCGGTGGCACGTTCGCGCTGAACCGCGGTTCCGGCAGCAGTGGTTGGGACTCGACGTGGAGCGGCTGCGCCTGGGTCGCGCCCGGCACGGGTGGCGGGACCGATCCCGGGACGCCGACCGGCAATCTTGCCGCGGGCAAGCAGATCACGGCGACCAGTCAGGTACAGAACTACGTGCCGGCCAACACGGTCGACGGAAACGCCAACAGCTACTGGGAAAGCGCGAACAACGCGTGGCCGCAGTCGATCACCGTCGACCTCGGCAGCAACCAGACCGTCAAGCGGCTGGTGCTGAAGCTGCCGCCGAGCTCGGCCTGGGGCACCCGCACCCAGACCATCGCGGTGCTCGGCAGCACCACCAACTCGTCGTACACGCAGCTTGCCGGTGCGGCCGGTCGCACCTTCGACCCGGGCTCTGGCAACACTGCGACGATCACGCTGCCGAGTGCCGTCAGCACGCGCTACGTCCGGCTCACCGTCACCGGTAACACCGGGTGGCCGGCGGGCCAGTTGTCGGAGTACGAGATCTACAGCTCTTGA
- a CDS encoding SDR family NAD(P)-dependent oxidoreductase → MTPSQNRPVAVVTGASAGLGLALAQGLAERGWSLIIDARGADALKDAADQLAAKTDVVPLAGDVTDAEHRADLVDAVGELGRLDLLVNNASYLGPSPLQPLAAADLDELRRVYEVDVIAPIALAQALIPELGKANGIVLNVSSDAAVEAYEGWGGYGSAKAALDHASAVLAAEHPGLAVYAVDPGDLRTAMHQAAFPGEDISDRPEPAAVVPALLALLDSRPASGRYRASEFAPAEAS, encoded by the coding sequence ATGACTCCTTCGCAGAATCGTCCTGTTGCTGTTGTCACCGGAGCGTCGGCCGGCCTCGGGCTGGCGCTCGCGCAGGGGCTCGCCGAGCGTGGATGGTCGCTGATCATCGACGCTCGGGGAGCCGACGCGCTCAAGGACGCGGCCGACCAGTTGGCCGCCAAGACCGACGTCGTCCCGCTGGCCGGCGACGTCACCGACGCCGAGCACCGCGCCGATCTGGTGGACGCGGTCGGCGAACTCGGCCGGCTCGATCTCCTGGTCAACAACGCGAGCTACCTCGGCCCGAGTCCGCTGCAGCCGTTGGCCGCCGCCGATCTCGACGAGCTGCGCCGGGTGTACGAGGTCGACGTGATCGCGCCGATCGCACTGGCCCAGGCGCTGATTCCCGAACTGGGCAAAGCGAACGGGATCGTGCTGAACGTCAGCTCCGACGCGGCCGTCGAGGCCTACGAAGGCTGGGGCGGCTACGGATCGGCGAAGGCGGCGCTCGATCACGCGAGTGCCGTACTGGCGGCCGAGCATCCCGGGCTCGCCGTGTACGCCGTGGATCCGGGCGACCTGCGGACCGCGATGCACCAGGCGGCCTTCCCGGGTGAGGACATCTCGGACCGGCCGGAGCCGGCGGCCGTCGTACCGGCGCTGCTCGCGTTGCTGGACAGCCGGCCGGCGAGCGGTCGCTACCGGGCGTCCGAGTTCGCACCGGCGGAGGCGTCGTGA